In Populus alba chromosome 1, ASM523922v2, whole genome shotgun sequence, a single window of DNA contains:
- the LOC118055605 gene encoding splicing factor 3B subunit 6-like protein — translation MAQTISLRKGNTRLPPEVNRVLYVRNLPFNISSEEMYDIFGKYGAIRQIRIGTNKDTRGTAFVVYEDIYDAKTAVDHLSGFNVANRYLIVLYYQPAKMNKKFDQKKKEEEIAKMQEKYGVSTKDK, via the coding sequence ATGGCGCAAACAATCAGCCTCCGCAAAGGCAACACCCGTCTTCCACCTGAGGTGAACCGCGTCCTCTACGTCCGTAATCTTCCATTCAACATATCCAGCGAAGAGATGTACGATATATTTGGCAAATACGGAGCGATTCGTCAAATCCGGATTGGAACCAACAAGGACACTAGAGGCACTGCTTTTGTGGTTTATGAAGATATATACGATGCCAAAACGGCAGTGGATCACTTGTCAGGGTTCAATGTGGCGAATCGGTATTTGATTGTGCTGTATTATCAGCCAGCGAAGATGAATAAGAAGTTTGatcagaagaagaaagaagaagagattgcTAAGATGCAGGAGAAATATGGTGTTTCTACTAAAGATAAGTAG
- the LOC118055525 gene encoding dihydropyrimidinase isoform X3 → MAYHLSLSLSLSLLLFTYFPSNSQSNQFCEAGIGYDEVGCGISSSSTKLLIKGGTVVNAHHQEIADVYVKDGIIVAVKPNLTVGDDVKVIDATGKFVMPGGIDPHTHLAMEALNTESVDDFFSGQAAALAGINSFKFFLAYKGVLMVNDELLLEGLKRCKSLGALAMVHAENGDAVFEGQKRMIQLGITGPEGHALSRPPLLEGEATARAIRLAGFVNTPLYVVHVMSIDAMEEIAKARKSGQRVIGEPVVSGLALDDSGLWDSDFTTASKYVMSPPIRASGHGKALQDALSNGVLQLVGTDHCVFNSTQKASGIDDFRKIPNGVNGIEERMHLVWDLMVESGQISVTDYVRVTSTECARIFNIYPRKGAIIAGSDADIIILNPKSTFEINARSHHSRTDTNVYEGRRGKGKVEVTIAGGRVVWENNELKVVPGSGKYIEMAPFSYLFSGIDRADASYLSSLNAPVKRFKSTT, encoded by the exons ATGGCttatcatctctctctctccttatcactctctctccttctctttaCTTATTTTCCTTCAAATTCACAATCCAACCAG ttctGTGAGGCTGGTATTGGATATGATGAGGTTGGATGTggaatttcatcatcatcaacaaagcTGTTGATCAAGGGAGGAACTGTTGTGAATGCGCACCATCAGGAGATTGCTGATGTTTACGTAAAGGATGGGATTATTGTTGCTGTCAAGCCTAATCTTacg GTTGGTGACGATGTCAAAGTAATTGATGCTACAGGAAAGTTTGTCATGCCAG GTGGAATTGATCCTCACACGCATCTTGCTATGGAGGCCTTGAACACCGAATCTGTTGATGACTTTTTCAGTGGTCAGGCAGCAGCTTTAGCAG GTATCaactcttttaagttttttctagCATACAAGGGGGTGCTTATGGTCAATGATGAGCTTTTATTAGAAGGATTGAAGAGGTGCAAGTCTCTTGGTGCATTAGCCATGGTCCATGCAGAAAATGGAGATGCTGTATTTGAAGGACAGAAAAGAATGATACAGCTTGGTATTACTGGTCCAGAGGGACATGCTCTTTCGAGGCCCCCACTG CTGGAAGGAGAGGCAACTGCTCGAGCAATTCGTTTAGCTGGTTTTGTGAACACGCCGCTCTATGTAGTTCATGTTATGAGCATTGATGCCATGGAAGAAATAGCCAAAGCTCGCAAAtcag GGCAGAGAGTTATTGGTGAGCCAGTGGTTTCTGGATTGGCCCTTGATGATTCAGGACTTTGGGATTCTGACTTCACCACTGCATCAAA GTATGTCATGAGCCCCCCTATAAGAGCATCTGGGCATGGCAAAGCCCTGCAAGATGCCCTTTCAAATGGAGTTCTGCAG CTGGTAGGAACTGATCATTGTGTATTTAATTCCACACAAAAAGCCTCTGGGATTGATGATTTCCGTAAAATTCCTAATGGAGTCAATG GTATTGAGGAGAGGATGCATTTGGTTTGGGATCTGATGGTG GAATCTGGCCAAATTTCTGTCACTGATTATGTACGGGTTACAAGCACTGAATG TGCCAGGATCTTCAACATATACCCAAGAAAAGGGGCAATTATTGCTGGATCTGATGCTGATATAATTATACTCAACCCAAAATCAACCTTCGAAATTAATGCAAGGTCTCACCACTCTAGAACAGATACAAATGTTTATGAAGGAAGAAGAGGGAAG GGAAAGGTTGAGGTGACAATTGCTGGAGGACGAGTTGTTTGGGAAAATAATGAACTGAAGGTTGTTCCTGGCTCTGGCAAGTACATAGAAATGGCCCCTTTCAGCTATCTTTTCAGCGGAATTGACAGGGCTGATGCTTCCTACCTATCTTCCCTGAATGCTCCAGTGAAGCGTTTTAAATCCACAACTTAA
- the LOC118055525 gene encoding dihydropyrimidinase isoform X4, which translates to MAYHLSLSLSLSLLLFTYFPSNSQSNQFCEAGIGYDEVGCGISSSSTKLLIKGGTVVNAHHQEIADVYVKDGIIVAVKPNLTVGDDVKVIDATGKFVMPGGIDPHTHLAMEALNTESVDDFFSGQAAALAEGLKRCKSLGALAMVHAENGDAVFEGQKRMIQLGITGPEGHALSRPPLLEGEATARAIRLAGFVNTPLYVVHVMSIDAMEEIAKARKSGQRVIGEPVVSGLALDDSGLWDSDFTTASKYVMSPPIRASGHGKALQDALSNGVLQLVGTDHCVFNSTQKASGIDDFRKIPNGVNGIEERMHLVWDLMVESGQISVTDYVRVTSTECARIFNIYPRKGAIIAGSDADIIILNPKSTFEINARSHHSRTDTNVYEGRRGKGKVEVTIAGGRVVWENNELKVVPGSGKYIEMAPFSYLFSGIDRADASYLSSLNAPVKRFKSTT; encoded by the exons ATGGCttatcatctctctctctccttatcactctctctccttctctttaCTTATTTTCCTTCAAATTCACAATCCAACCAG ttctGTGAGGCTGGTATTGGATATGATGAGGTTGGATGTggaatttcatcatcatcaacaaagcTGTTGATCAAGGGAGGAACTGTTGTGAATGCGCACCATCAGGAGATTGCTGATGTTTACGTAAAGGATGGGATTATTGTTGCTGTCAAGCCTAATCTTacg GTTGGTGACGATGTCAAAGTAATTGATGCTACAGGAAAGTTTGTCATGCCAG GTGGAATTGATCCTCACACGCATCTTGCTATGGAGGCCTTGAACACCGAATCTGTTGATGACTTTTTCAGTGGTCAGGCAGCAGCTTTAGCAG AAGGATTGAAGAGGTGCAAGTCTCTTGGTGCATTAGCCATGGTCCATGCAGAAAATGGAGATGCTGTATTTGAAGGACAGAAAAGAATGATACAGCTTGGTATTACTGGTCCAGAGGGACATGCTCTTTCGAGGCCCCCACTG CTGGAAGGAGAGGCAACTGCTCGAGCAATTCGTTTAGCTGGTTTTGTGAACACGCCGCTCTATGTAGTTCATGTTATGAGCATTGATGCCATGGAAGAAATAGCCAAAGCTCGCAAAtcag GGCAGAGAGTTATTGGTGAGCCAGTGGTTTCTGGATTGGCCCTTGATGATTCAGGACTTTGGGATTCTGACTTCACCACTGCATCAAA GTATGTCATGAGCCCCCCTATAAGAGCATCTGGGCATGGCAAAGCCCTGCAAGATGCCCTTTCAAATGGAGTTCTGCAG CTGGTAGGAACTGATCATTGTGTATTTAATTCCACACAAAAAGCCTCTGGGATTGATGATTTCCGTAAAATTCCTAATGGAGTCAATG GTATTGAGGAGAGGATGCATTTGGTTTGGGATCTGATGGTG GAATCTGGCCAAATTTCTGTCACTGATTATGTACGGGTTACAAGCACTGAATG TGCCAGGATCTTCAACATATACCCAAGAAAAGGGGCAATTATTGCTGGATCTGATGCTGATATAATTATACTCAACCCAAAATCAACCTTCGAAATTAATGCAAGGTCTCACCACTCTAGAACAGATACAAATGTTTATGAAGGAAGAAGAGGGAAG GGAAAGGTTGAGGTGACAATTGCTGGAGGACGAGTTGTTTGGGAAAATAATGAACTGAAGGTTGTTCCTGGCTCTGGCAAGTACATAGAAATGGCCCCTTTCAGCTATCTTTTCAGCGGAATTGACAGGGCTGATGCTTCCTACCTATCTTCCCTGAATGCTCCAGTGAAGCGTTTTAAATCCACAACTTAA
- the LOC118055525 gene encoding dihydropyrimidinase isoform X2 translates to MAYHLSLSLSLSLLLFTYFPSNSQSNQFCEAGIGYDEVGCGISSSSTKLLIKGGTVVNAHHQEIADVYVKDGIIVAVKPNLTVGDDVKVIDATGKFVMPGGIDPHTHLAMEALNTESVDDFFSGQAAALAGGTTMHIDFVIPVNGSLIAGLEAYEKKAKKSCMDYGFHMVITKFDDIVSRDMEIMVKEKEGLKRCKSLGALAMVHAENGDAVFEGQKRMIQLGITGPEGHALSRPPLLEGEATARAIRLAGFVNTPLYVVHVMSIDAMEEIAKARKSGQRVIGEPVVSGLALDDSGLWDSDFTTASKYVMSPPIRASGHGKALQDALSNGVLQLVGTDHCVFNSTQKASGIDDFRKIPNGVNGIEERMHLVWDLMVESGQISVTDYVRVTSTECARIFNIYPRKGAIIAGSDADIIILNPKSTFEINARSHHSRTDTNVYEGRRGKGKVEVTIAGGRVVWENNELKVVPGSGKYIEMAPFSYLFSGIDRADASYLSSLNAPVKRFKSTT, encoded by the exons ATGGCttatcatctctctctctccttatcactctctctccttctctttaCTTATTTTCCTTCAAATTCACAATCCAACCAG ttctGTGAGGCTGGTATTGGATATGATGAGGTTGGATGTggaatttcatcatcatcaacaaagcTGTTGATCAAGGGAGGAACTGTTGTGAATGCGCACCATCAGGAGATTGCTGATGTTTACGTAAAGGATGGGATTATTGTTGCTGTCAAGCCTAATCTTacg GTTGGTGACGATGTCAAAGTAATTGATGCTACAGGAAAGTTTGTCATGCCAG GTGGAATTGATCCTCACACGCATCTTGCTATGGAGGCCTTGAACACCGAATCTGTTGATGACTTTTTCAGTGGTCAGGCAGCAGCTTTAGCAGGTGGAACCACAATGCATATTGACTTTGTTATACCAGTAAATGGCAGTTTAATAGCAGGTTTAGAAGCATATGAGAAAAAGGCAAAGAAATCATGCATGGATTATGGTTTTCATATGGTAATCACTAAATTTGATGACATTGTTTCAAGGGATATGGAAATTATGGTGAAAGAAAAAG AAGGATTGAAGAGGTGCAAGTCTCTTGGTGCATTAGCCATGGTCCATGCAGAAAATGGAGATGCTGTATTTGAAGGACAGAAAAGAATGATACAGCTTGGTATTACTGGTCCAGAGGGACATGCTCTTTCGAGGCCCCCACTG CTGGAAGGAGAGGCAACTGCTCGAGCAATTCGTTTAGCTGGTTTTGTGAACACGCCGCTCTATGTAGTTCATGTTATGAGCATTGATGCCATGGAAGAAATAGCCAAAGCTCGCAAAtcag GGCAGAGAGTTATTGGTGAGCCAGTGGTTTCTGGATTGGCCCTTGATGATTCAGGACTTTGGGATTCTGACTTCACCACTGCATCAAA GTATGTCATGAGCCCCCCTATAAGAGCATCTGGGCATGGCAAAGCCCTGCAAGATGCCCTTTCAAATGGAGTTCTGCAG CTGGTAGGAACTGATCATTGTGTATTTAATTCCACACAAAAAGCCTCTGGGATTGATGATTTCCGTAAAATTCCTAATGGAGTCAATG GTATTGAGGAGAGGATGCATTTGGTTTGGGATCTGATGGTG GAATCTGGCCAAATTTCTGTCACTGATTATGTACGGGTTACAAGCACTGAATG TGCCAGGATCTTCAACATATACCCAAGAAAAGGGGCAATTATTGCTGGATCTGATGCTGATATAATTATACTCAACCCAAAATCAACCTTCGAAATTAATGCAAGGTCTCACCACTCTAGAACAGATACAAATGTTTATGAAGGAAGAAGAGGGAAG GGAAAGGTTGAGGTGACAATTGCTGGAGGACGAGTTGTTTGGGAAAATAATGAACTGAAGGTTGTTCCTGGCTCTGGCAAGTACATAGAAATGGCCCCTTTCAGCTATCTTTTCAGCGGAATTGACAGGGCTGATGCTTCCTACCTATCTTCCCTGAATGCTCCAGTGAAGCGTTTTAAATCCACAACTTAA
- the LOC118055525 gene encoding dihydropyrimidinase isoform X1 produces MAYHLSLSLSLSLLLFTYFPSNSQSNQFCEAGIGYDEVGCGISSSSTKLLIKGGTVVNAHHQEIADVYVKDGIIVAVKPNLTVGDDVKVIDATGKFVMPGGIDPHTHLAMEALNTESVDDFFSGQAAALAGGTTMHIDFVIPVNGSLIAGLEAYEKKAKKSCMDYGFHMVITKFDDIVSRDMEIMVKEKGINSFKFFLAYKGVLMVNDELLLEGLKRCKSLGALAMVHAENGDAVFEGQKRMIQLGITGPEGHALSRPPLLEGEATARAIRLAGFVNTPLYVVHVMSIDAMEEIAKARKSGQRVIGEPVVSGLALDDSGLWDSDFTTASKYVMSPPIRASGHGKALQDALSNGVLQLVGTDHCVFNSTQKASGIDDFRKIPNGVNGIEERMHLVWDLMVESGQISVTDYVRVTSTECARIFNIYPRKGAIIAGSDADIIILNPKSTFEINARSHHSRTDTNVYEGRRGKGKVEVTIAGGRVVWENNELKVVPGSGKYIEMAPFSYLFSGIDRADASYLSSLNAPVKRFKSTT; encoded by the exons ATGGCttatcatctctctctctccttatcactctctctccttctctttaCTTATTTTCCTTCAAATTCACAATCCAACCAG ttctGTGAGGCTGGTATTGGATATGATGAGGTTGGATGTggaatttcatcatcatcaacaaagcTGTTGATCAAGGGAGGAACTGTTGTGAATGCGCACCATCAGGAGATTGCTGATGTTTACGTAAAGGATGGGATTATTGTTGCTGTCAAGCCTAATCTTacg GTTGGTGACGATGTCAAAGTAATTGATGCTACAGGAAAGTTTGTCATGCCAG GTGGAATTGATCCTCACACGCATCTTGCTATGGAGGCCTTGAACACCGAATCTGTTGATGACTTTTTCAGTGGTCAGGCAGCAGCTTTAGCAGGTGGAACCACAATGCATATTGACTTTGTTATACCAGTAAATGGCAGTTTAATAGCAGGTTTAGAAGCATATGAGAAAAAGGCAAAGAAATCATGCATGGATTATGGTTTTCATATGGTAATCACTAAATTTGATGACATTGTTTCAAGGGATATGGAAATTATGGTGAAAGAAAAAG GTATCaactcttttaagttttttctagCATACAAGGGGGTGCTTATGGTCAATGATGAGCTTTTATTAGAAGGATTGAAGAGGTGCAAGTCTCTTGGTGCATTAGCCATGGTCCATGCAGAAAATGGAGATGCTGTATTTGAAGGACAGAAAAGAATGATACAGCTTGGTATTACTGGTCCAGAGGGACATGCTCTTTCGAGGCCCCCACTG CTGGAAGGAGAGGCAACTGCTCGAGCAATTCGTTTAGCTGGTTTTGTGAACACGCCGCTCTATGTAGTTCATGTTATGAGCATTGATGCCATGGAAGAAATAGCCAAAGCTCGCAAAtcag GGCAGAGAGTTATTGGTGAGCCAGTGGTTTCTGGATTGGCCCTTGATGATTCAGGACTTTGGGATTCTGACTTCACCACTGCATCAAA GTATGTCATGAGCCCCCCTATAAGAGCATCTGGGCATGGCAAAGCCCTGCAAGATGCCCTTTCAAATGGAGTTCTGCAG CTGGTAGGAACTGATCATTGTGTATTTAATTCCACACAAAAAGCCTCTGGGATTGATGATTTCCGTAAAATTCCTAATGGAGTCAATG GTATTGAGGAGAGGATGCATTTGGTTTGGGATCTGATGGTG GAATCTGGCCAAATTTCTGTCACTGATTATGTACGGGTTACAAGCACTGAATG TGCCAGGATCTTCAACATATACCCAAGAAAAGGGGCAATTATTGCTGGATCTGATGCTGATATAATTATACTCAACCCAAAATCAACCTTCGAAATTAATGCAAGGTCTCACCACTCTAGAACAGATACAAATGTTTATGAAGGAAGAAGAGGGAAG GGAAAGGTTGAGGTGACAATTGCTGGAGGACGAGTTGTTTGGGAAAATAATGAACTGAAGGTTGTTCCTGGCTCTGGCAAGTACATAGAAATGGCCCCTTTCAGCTATCTTTTCAGCGGAATTGACAGGGCTGATGCTTCCTACCTATCTTCCCTGAATGCTCCAGTGAAGCGTTTTAAATCCACAACTTAA